The Portunus trituberculatus isolate SZX2019 chromosome 49, ASM1759143v1, whole genome shotgun sequence genome contains a region encoding:
- the LOC123499159 gene encoding KICSTOR complex protein ITFG2-like, whose protein sequence is MRVASFVNFLELEFEGNINKNAICLGDVDNDGQNELVVGNENGALALFKGDNPRPIRYSTDLGMISAVAVGDVFNSGSNALVVVTGCGYCYIYDFDEDHLTDSSEKKPLQPIHAQRIPSNVKVMLIGDVNGDGFSEMVVALTDRVVRTYRWVSCGDVVGGKPYGKLIGLNKWELGDQIGGITFNLCKDGTPSLLVAQPGGTYFTLKVRPAGQDNELDPFDETSSELLTKMSLDYEPLASARLRNPNIHTEICGNIKLGKIRPSSCSSEGDANEIIKTSSTHSGNECLAAPYALSCPGLSGIETEGNNLSEQSVNSTKPVCRRTGSNGNENNSEEVVGYALATLDGTLMLVHDGKIQWNLQVDHQLFAVYGLDVTGDGRDEVVACAWDGNTYIVCESTQCVRFTFHEPVSAFTAGRYGLKGRQVPSLVYASFNNRIYLYYDITLSHTSTKTLADILKKEPEYHQLLEKIGLCSSDTDRLEELHNFLLYGKFEK, encoded by the exons ATGAGGGTTGCTTCATTTGTTAACTTTTTAGAATTAGAATTTGAAggaaatatcaacaaaaatgcCATATGCCTTGGTGATGTGGATAATGATGGACAGAATGAGCTTGTGGTAGGGAATGAAAATGGGGCTCTTGCTCTTTTCAAAGGAGACAATCCACGACCCATCCGTTATAGCACTGACCTTGGAATGATTTCTGCTGTGGCTGTAGGGGATGTGTTTAATTCTGGTTCAAATGCATTGGTAGTAGTGACAGGCTGTGGTTACTGCTATATCTATGACTTTGATGAAGACCATTTGACAGATTCATCAGAGAAGAAACCATTACAGCCCATTCATGCACAGCGTATTCCTTCTAATGTAAAAGTGATGCTTATTGGTGATGTGAATGGGGATGGCTTCTCAGAGATGGTGGTGGCATTAACAGATCGTGTTGTACGCACATACCGTTGGGTCAGTTGTGGAGATGTGGTTGGTGGAAAACCTTATGGTAAATTGATTGGTCTTAACAAATGGGAATTAGGAGATCAAATTGGAGGCATCACTTTTAACCTGTGCAAGGATGGCACCCCCTCTCTTCTTGTGGCTCAGCCTGGAGGGACATACTTCACTCTGAAGGTTCGGCCAGCTGGTCAAGACAATGAACTGGATCCTTTTGATGAAACATCTTCTGAACTTCTGACTAAAATGTCTCTAGATTATGAGCCTCTGGCATCAGCAAGACTGCGAAACCCAAACATTCATACAGAAATCTGTGGCAACATTAAGTTAGGCAAAATAAGACCGAGTTCATGTAGTAGTGAAGGAGATGCCAATGAAATCATCAAAACAAGCTCAACTCATTCTGGTAATGAATGTTTAGCAGCACCCTATGCATTGTCTTGTCCTGGTTTATCAGGTATtgaaactgaaggaaataatCTTTCTGAACAATCTGTAAATAGTACAAAGCCAGTCTGCAGAAGAACAGGCAGTAATGGAAATGAGAACAACTCAGAGGAGGTTGTTGGCTATGCTTTGGCCACTCTGGATGGTACTTTGATGTTGGTACATGATGGAAAAATTCAGTGGAACCTGCAAGTTGATCATCAACTCTTCGCTGTGTATGGGCTGGATGTGACAGGAGACGGACGAGATGAAGTTGTGGCCTGTGCCTGGGATGGCAACACATACATTGTGTGTGAAAGCACGCAGTGTGTACGCTTCACCTTCCATGAGCCTGTCAGCGCCTTTACTGCTGGCCGGTATGGCCTGAAAGGAAGGCAG GTGCCCAGTCTGGTGTATGCCTCCTTCAACAACCGTATTTACTTGTATTATGACATCACCTTGAGCCACACCTCTACCAAGACCCTG